In Felis catus isolate Fca126 chromosome A2, F.catus_Fca126_mat1.0, whole genome shotgun sequence, the following proteins share a genomic window:
- the MANF gene encoding mesencephalic astrocyte-derived neurotrophic factor, with translation MAARTPSAAFAAASCRPPWFNQRPTTRGVWEGAGSARQWGTTARGRDPEAAPHGGRGSVRQRRRRRWRRRRMWATQGLAVALALSVLPGGRALRPGDCEVCISYLGRFYQDLKDRDVTFSPSSVEKELIKFCREARGKENRLCYYIGATDDAATKIINEVSKPLAHHIPVEKVCEKLKKKDSQICELKYDKQIDLSTVDLKKLRVKELKKILDDWGETCKGCAEKSDYIRKINELMPKYAPKAAGSRTDL, from the exons ATGGCGGCCCGGACCCCTTCCGCCGCCTTCGCGGCCGCTTCCTGCCGGCCCCCCTGGTTCAATCAGCGGCCGACAACT CGCGGCGTGTGGGAGGGCGCGGGGTCCGCCCGCCAATGGGGAACTACGGCGCGCGGCCGGGACCCGGAGGCAGCTCCTCACGGCGGGCGCGGTTCAGtccggcagcggcggcggcggcggtggaggaggaggaggatgtgggCCACGCAGGGGCTGGCGGTGGCGCTGGCTCTGAGCGTGTTGCCGGGCGGCCGGGCTCTGCGGCCAGGCGACTGCGAAG TCTGTATCTCTTATCTGGGAAGATTTTATCAGGACCTCAAAGATCGAGATGTCACATTCTCACCATCCTCTGTTGAAAAAGAGCTTATAAAATTCTGCCGGGAagcaagaggcaaagagaatcgGTTG TGCTACTACATTGGGGCCACAGATGACGCTGCCACTAAGATCATCAACGAGGTGTCGAAGCCCCTGGCCCACCACATCCCTGTGGAGAAGGTCTGTGAGAAGCTCAAAAAGAAGGACAGCCAGATCTGTGAGCTAAAGTATG ACAAGCAGATTGACCTGAGCACAGTGGACCTGAAGAAGCTCCGGGTTAAAGAACTCAAGAAGATCCTGGACGACTGGGGGGAGACGTGCAAAGGCTGTGCGGAGAAGTCTGACTACATCCGGAAGATTAATGAACTGATGCCTAAATACGCCCCCAAGGCAGCCGGTTCACGGACTGATTTGTAG
- the RBM15B gene encoding putative RNA-binding protein 15B, with the protein MKRQSERDSSPSGRGSSSSAKRPREREREAEAGGRRAAHKASGGAKHPVPTRARDKPRGSGGGGGGHRDGRGAGDANHRASSGRSSGSGAGGGGRGGKASGDPGASGASPRASPLPPPPPPPGTEPAGPGSSAAAPEYKTLLISSLSPALPAEHLEDRLFHQFKRFGEISLRLSHTPELGRVAYVNFRHPQDAREARQHALARQLLLYDRPLKVEPVYLRGGGGGGGGSGGGGGSSRRSSSSSAAASTPPPGPPAPADPLGYLPLHSGYQYKQRSLSPVAAPPLREPRARHAAAAFALDAAAAAAVGLSRERALDYYGLYDDRGRPYGYPAVCEEDLMPEDDQRATRNLFIGNLDHSVSEVELRRAFEKYGIIEEVVIKRPARGQGGAYAFLKFQNLDMAHRAKVAMSGRVIGRNPIKIGYGKANPTTRLWVGGLGPNTSLAALAREFDRFGSIRTIDHVKGDSFAYIQYESLDAAQAACAKMRGFPLGGPDRRLRVDFAKAEETRYPQQYQPSPLPVHYELLPDGYTRHRNLDADLRVRDRTPPHLLYSDRDRTFLEGDWTSPSKSSDRRNSLEGYSRSVRSRSGERWGDGDRGLPKPWEERRKRRSLSSDRGRTTHSPYEERSRTKGGGQQVDRGSDRTPERSRKENHASDGTKESSSNSLSNSRHGAEERSHHHHHEAPDSSHGKKTRESERNHRTSEAEPKPLEEPKHETKKLKNLSEYAQTLQLGWNGLLVLKNSCFPTSMHILEGDQGVITGLLKDHTSGSKLTQLKIAQRLRLDQPKLDEVTRRIKQGSPNGYAVLLATQATPSGPGTEGMPTVEPGLQRRLLRNLVSYLKQKQAAGVISLPVGGSKGRDSTGMLYAFPPCDFSQQYLQSALRTLGKLEEEHMVIVIVRDTA; encoded by the coding sequence ATGAAGAGGCAGAGCGAGCGAGACTCGAGCCCAAGCGGGCGCGGCTCGTCATCGTCGGCCAAGCGGCCGCGGGAGCGCGAACGGGAGGCggaggcgggcgggcggcgggcagCGCACAAGGCCTCGGGCGGCGCCAAGCATCCCGTTCCAACGCGGGCCCGCGACAAACCCCGCGGTagcgggggcggcgggggtgggcaTCGCGACGGCCGCGGCGCCGGGGACGCGAATCACCGTGCGAGCAGCGGCCGCTCCTCGGGCTCGGGCGCCGGCGGCGGGGGACGCGGCGGCAAGGCCTCCGGGGACCCAGGCGCTTCAGGTGCTTCGCCCCGCGCGTCTCCGCTGCCGCCACCTCCGCCGCCGCCCGGGACCGAGCCCGCGGGTCCCGGCTCGTCGGCGGCCGCACCTGAGTACAAGACGCTGCTCATCAGCAGCCTGAGCCCTGCGCTGCCCGCCGAGCACCTCGAGGACCGGCTCTTCCATCAGTTCAAGCGCTTCGGTGAGATCAGCCTGCGCCTGTCGCACACGCCAGAGCTGGGCCGCGTGGCCTACGTGAACTTCCGGCATCCGCAGGACGCACGCGAGGCCCGCCAGCACGCCCTGGCCCGCCAGCTGCTGCTCTACGACCGGCCGCTCAAGGTGGAGCCCGTGTAcctgcgcggcggcggcggcggcggcggcggcagtggTGGCGGCGGTGGGAGCAGCCGgcgaagcagcagcagcagcgctGCCGCCTCCACGCCGCCCCcaggtccccccgcccccgcggaCCCGCTAGGCTACCTGCCACTGCACAGTGGCTACCAATATAAGCAGCGCTCGCTGTCCCCCGTAGCCGCCCCGCCGCTGCGGGAGCCCCGTGCTCGCCACGCCGCCGCAGCCTTTGCCCTGGATGCTGCCGCCGCTGCCGCAGTGGGACTATCCCGGGAGCGGGCCCTGGACTACTACGGGCTTTACGACGATCGCGGGCGTCCCTACGGCTACCCGGCCGTGTGCGAGGAGGACCTGATGCCTGAGGACGACCAGCGCGCCACGCGCAACCTCTTCATCGGGAACCTGGACCACAGCGTGTCTGAGGTGGAGTTGCGGCGGGCCTTCGAGAAGTACGGCATCATCGAGGAGGTGGTCATCAAGAGACCTGCCCGTGGCCAGGGCGGTGCGTATGCCTTCCTCAAGTTCCAGAACTTAGACATGGCCCACAGGGCTAAGGTGGCCATGTCAGGCCGGGTGATTGGCCGCAACCCCATTAAGATAGGCTATGGCAAGGCCAACCCCACCACTCGCCTTTGGGTGGGTGGCCTGGGACCTAACACCTCACTGGCCGCTCTGGCCCGGGAGTTTGATCGCTTTGGGAGCATTCGAACCATTGATCACGTCAAGGGAGATAGCTTTGCTTACATCCAGTATGAGAGCTTGGATGCAGCCCAGGCTGCCTGTGCAAAAATGAGGGGCTTTCCCTTGGGTGGTCCAGACCGAAGGCTGCGCGTGGATTTTGCCAAAGCAGAGGAGACTCGATATCCCCAGCAGTACCAGCCCTCACCCCTCCCCGTGCATTATGAGCTGCTGCCCGATGGATATACCCGGCACCGAAACCTGGATGCTGACCTGCGGGTGCGGGATAGGACCCCCCCACACCTCCTGTACTCAGACCGAGACCGGACCTTTTTGGAAGGGGACTGGACCAGCCCTAGTAAAAGCTCTGACCGGCGAAACAGCTTGGAGGGCTACAGCCGCTCGGTGCGCAGCCGGAGTGGGGAACGCTGGGGAGATGGGGACCGAGGCCTGCCCAAGCCCTGGGAGGAGAGGCGGAAGCGGAGGAGCCTTTCTAGTGACCGCGGGAGGACAACCCACTCCCCTTACGAGGAAAGGAGCAGGACCAAGGGTGGTGGGCAGCAGGTGGACCGGGGCTCTGATCGCACTCCTGAGCGCAGCCGTAAGGAGAACCACGCCAGTGACGGGACCAAGGAGTCAAGCAGCAATTCTCTCAGCAACAGCAGACATGGGGCTGAGGAGCGgagtcaccaccaccaccatgagGCTCCAGACTCTTCCCACGGGAAGAAGACACGAGAGAGCGAGCGCAATCATCGGACCTCTGAGGCTGAGCCCAAGCCTCTGGAAGAGCCAAAACACGAGACCAAAAAGCTCAAGAATCTTTCTGAGTATGCCCAGACACTGCAGCTGGGTTGGAATGGGCTCCTAGTGTTGAAAAACAGTTGCTTCCCAACATCTATGCACATCCTAGAGGGGGACCAAGGGGTTATCACCGGCCTCCTCAAAGATCACACTTCTGGGAGTAAGCTGACCCAGTTGAAGATCGCCCAGCGCCTGCGACTGGACCAGCCCAAGCTCGATGAGGTCACACGGCGCATCAAGCAGGGGAGCCCCAATGGCTATGCAGTGCTtctagccacccaggcaacccccagCGGGCCTGGCACTGAGGGGATGCCCACGGTGGAGCCAGGCCTACAGAGGCGGCTTCTCAGGAACCTGGTCTCCTACTTGAAACAGAAGCAGGCCGCGGGGGTGATCAGCCTGCCGGTGGGTGGTTCCAAGGGCAGAGACAGCACGGGCATGCTCTATGCCTTCCCGCCCTGTGACTTTTCACAGCAGTACCTCCAGTCAGCACTGAGGACATTGGGCAAGCTAGAAGAAGAACACATGGTGATAGTTATAGTAAGAGACACTGCCTAG